The proteins below are encoded in one region of Homo sapiens chromosome 8, GRCh38.p14 Primary Assembly:
- the ZFPM2 gene encoding zinc finger protein ZFPM2 isoform X1: MESIRILFGKAGELEVFQKDGERKIQSRQQLPVGTTWGPFPGKMDLNNNSLKTKAQVPMVLTAGPKWLLDVTWQGVEDNKNNCIVYSKGGQLWCTTTKAISEGEELIAFVVDFDSRLQAASQMTLTEGMYPARLLDSIQLLPQQAAMASILPTAIVNKDIFPCKSCGIWYRSERNLQAHLMYYCSGRQREAAPVSEENEDSAHQISSLCPFPQCTKSFSNARALEMHLNSHSGVKMEEFLPPGASLKCTVCSYTADSVINFHQHLFSHLTQAAFRCNHCHFGFQTQRELLQHQELHVPSGKLPRESDMEHSPSATEDSLQPATDLLTRSELPQSQKAMQTKDASSDTELDKCEKKTQLFLTNQRPEIQPTTNKQSFSYTKIKSEPSSPRLASSPVQPNIGPSFPVGPFLSQFSFPQDITMVPQASEILAKMSELVHRRLRHGSSSYPPVIYSPLMPKGATCFECNITFNNLDNYLVHKKHYCSSRWQQMAKSPEFPSVSEKMPEALSPNTGQTSINLLNPAAHSADPENPLLQTSCINSSTVLDLIGPNGKGHDKDFSTQTKKLSTSSNNDDKINGKPVDVKNPSVPLVDGESDPNKTTCEACNITFSRHETYMVHKQYYCATRHDPPLKRSASNKVPAMQRTMRTRKRRKMYEMCLPEQEQRPPLVQQRFLDVANLNNPCTSTQEPTEGLGECYHPRCDIFPGIVSKHLETSLTINKCVPVSKCDTTHSSVSCLEMDVPIDLSKKCLSQSERTTTSPKRLLDYHECTVCKISFNKVENYLAHKQNFCPVTAHQRNDLGQLDGKVFPNPESERNSPDVSYERSIIKCEKNGNLKQPSPNGNLFSSHLATLQGLKVFSEAAQLIATKEENRHLFLPQCLYPGAIKKAKGADQLSPYYGIKPSDYISGSLVIHNTDIEQSRNAENESPKGQASSNGCAALKKDSLPLLPKNRGMVIVNGGLKQDERPAANPQQENISQNPQHEDDHKSPSWISENPLAANENVSPGIPSAEEQLSSIAKGVNGSSQAPTSGKYCRLCDIQFNNLSNFITHKKFYCSSHAAEHVK, encoded by the exons gGGGTCAGCTTTGGTGTACAACTACGAAGGCCATCTCTGAGGGTGAAGAGCTAATTGCCTTTGTGGTGGATTTTGACTCAAGGCTACAAGCTGCCAGTCAGATGACTCTCACAGAAGGGATGTACCCTGCACGCCTGCTGGACTCAATTCAGCTGCTTCCTCAGCAAGCTGCCATGGCTTCTATTTTGCCCACAGCTATTGTcaata AGGATATATTCCCTTGCAAGTCCTGTGGCATCTGGTATCGGAGTGAGCGGAATCTGCAGGCCCATTTGATGTACTACTGCAGTGGGAGGCAAAGAGAAGCTGCTCCGGTGTCAGAGGAAAATGAAGACAGTGCCCATCAGATTTCCAGCCTGTGCCCCTTCCCACAGTGCACCAAGAGCTTTTCAAATGCTCGAGCTCTAGAAATGCACCTGAATTCACACAGTG GAGTGAAAATGGAAGAATTCCTGCCCCCTGGTGCTAGTCTAAAATGCACCGTCTGTAGCTACACTGCTGATTCCGTGATCAACTTTCACCAACACCTGTTCTCCCATCTCACTCAAGCTGCCTTCCGATGTAATCACTGCCATTTCGGCTTCCAGACTCAGAGGGAGTTATTGCAGCACCAGGAGCTCCATGTCCCTAGCGGCAAACTTCCCAGAGAAAGTGACATGGAACACTCTCCAAGTGCAACTGAAGACAGCTTACAGCCAGCCACAGACTTATTGACCAGAAGCGAACTTCCCCAGAGCCAAAAGGCCATGCAGACTAAAGATGCGAGCTCTGACACAGAGCTGGACAAGTGTGAGAAAAAGACTCAGCTCTTTCTCACGAACCAGAGACCAGAGATACAGCctacaacaaataaacaaagcttTTCTTACACAAAAATAAAGTCTGAGCCCTCTAGCCCAAGACTTGCCTCATCTCCAGTTCAGCCTAATATTGGGCCTTCTTTCCCTGTGGGCCCTTTCCTATCTCAGTTTTCTTTCCCCCAAGATATCACCATGGTCCCTCAAGCTTCAGAGATCTTAGCTAAGATGTCTGAACTGGTGCATCGGCGACTGAGGCATGGCAGTAGTAGCTACCCTCCCGTCATTTACAGCCCTTTGATGCCCAAGGGGGCTACTTGTTTTGAGTGTAACATAACATTCAATAATTTGGATAATTATCTAGTGCACAAAAAGCATTATTGCAGCAGCCGATGGCAGCAGATGGCTAAGTCCCCAGAGTTCCCTAGTGTGTCAGAAAAGATGCCTGAAGCTTTGAGTCCCAACACTGGCCAAACCTCCATAAACCTTCTCAACCCAGCTGCTCATTCTGCTGATCCTGAGAATCCACTTCTTCAAACATCTTGCATCAATTCTTCCACTGTCTTAGATTTAATTGGGCCAAATGGGAAGGGCCATGACAAGGACTTTTCCACTCAAACTAAGAAGCTCTCCACCTCCAGTAACAATGATGACAAAATTAATGGAAAACCTGTTGATGTGAAAAATCCCAGTGTCCCCTTAGTGGATGGGGAAAGtgacccaaataagactacctgtGAAGCTTGCAACATTACCTTCAGCCGGCACGAAACATACATGGTCCACAAACAGTATTACTGTGCTACACGCCACGACCCTCCACTGAAGAGGTCTGCTTCCAACAAAGTGCCTGCCATGCAGAGAACCATGCGCACACGCAAGCGCAGAAAGATGTATGAGATGTGCCTACCTGAGCAGGAACAAAGGCCTCCACTGGTTCAGCAGAGATTTCTTGACGTAGCCAACCTCAATAATCCTTGTACCTCCACTCAAGAACCCACAGAAGGGCTAGGAGAGTGCTACCACCCAAGATGTGATATCTTTCCAGGAATTGTCTCTAAACACTTGGAAACTTCTCTGACGATCAACAAGTGTGTTCCAGTTTCCAAATGTGATACTACTCATTCCAGTGTTTCCTGCCTAGAGATGGACGTGCCCATAGATCTCAGCAAAAAGTGTTTATCTCAGTCTGAGCGGACGACCACGTCTCCCAAAAGGCTGCTGGACTATCACGAGTGCACTGTGTGCAAGATCAGTTTCAATAAGGTAGAAAACTATCTGGCCCACAAGCAGAATTTCTGCCCGGTTACTGCACATCAGCGTAATGACCTGGGTCAACTGGACGGCAAAGTGTTTCCGAATCCAGAAAGCGAACGAAACAGCCCTGATGTCAGCTACGAAAGAAGCataataaaatgtgagaaaaatggGAATTTGAAGCAGCCTTCCCCCAATGGAAACTTATTTTCATCCCACCTAGCAACCCTGCAAGGCTTGAAGGTCTTTAGTGAAGCTGCTCAGCTCATtgctacaaaagaagaaaacagacatttGTTTCTTCCACAATGCCTTTACCCTGGAGCaataaagaaagcaaaaggagCCGACCAGCTTTCTCCATATTATGGAATCAAGCCAAGTGATTATATTTCTGGTTCTCTTGTCATCCATAACACTGACATCGAGCAAAGCAGAAATGCAGAAAATGAATCTCCTAAAGGCCAGGCTTCCTCAAATGGGTGTGCTGCGCTGAAGAAAGATTCTCTGCCATTGTTGCCCAAAAATCGAGGAATGGTAATAGTGAATGGTGGACTGAAACAAGATGAGAGACCTGCTGCCAACCCACAGCAAGAGAACATTTCCCAGAATCCTCAGCACGAAGACGACCACAAATCTCCCTCGTGGATCTCTGAGAACCCATTAGCTGCCAATGAGAATGTCTCACCAGGAATTCCCTCAGCAGAGGAACAGTTGTCTAGTATAGCAAAAGGTGTGAATGGTTCCAGCCAGGCTCCAACCAGTGGGAAATATTGCCGGCTATGTGATATCCAGTTCAACAACCTTTCAAACTTTATAACTCACAAGAAGTTTTATTGCTCATCACATGCAGCAGAACATGTCAAATGA
- the ZFPM2 gene encoding zinc finger protein ZFPM2 isoform X2 — MDLNNNSLKTKAQVPMVLTAGPKWLLDVTWQGVEDNKNNCIVYSKGGQLWCTTTKAISEGEELIAFVVDFDSRLQAASQMTLTEGMYPARLLDSIQLLPQQAAMASILPTAIVNKDIFPCKSCGIWYRSERNLQAHLMYYCSGRQREAAPVSEENEDSAHQISSLCPFPQCTKSFSNARALEMHLNSHSGVKMEEFLPPGASLKCTVCSYTADSVINFHQHLFSHLTQAAFRCNHCHFGFQTQRELLQHQELHVPSGKLPRESDMEHSPSATEDSLQPATDLLTRSELPQSQKAMQTKDASSDTELDKCEKKTQLFLTNQRPEIQPTTNKQSFSYTKIKSEPSSPRLASSPVQPNIGPSFPVGPFLSQFSFPQDITMVPQASEILAKMSELVHRRLRHGSSSYPPVIYSPLMPKGATCFECNITFNNLDNYLVHKKHYCSSRWQQMAKSPEFPSVSEKMPEALSPNTGQTSINLLNPAAHSADPENPLLQTSCINSSTVLDLIGPNGKGHDKDFSTQTKKLSTSSNNDDKINGKPVDVKNPSVPLVDGESDPNKTTCEACNITFSRHETYMVHKQYYCATRHDPPLKRSASNKVPAMQRTMRTRKRRKMYEMCLPEQEQRPPLVQQRFLDVANLNNPCTSTQEPTEGLGECYHPRCDIFPGIVSKHLETSLTINKCVPVSKCDTTHSSVSCLEMDVPIDLSKKCLSQSERTTTSPKRLLDYHECTVCKISFNKVENYLAHKQNFCPVTAHQRNDLGQLDGKVFPNPESERNSPDVSYERSIIKCEKNGNLKQPSPNGNLFSSHLATLQGLKVFSEAAQLIATKEENRHLFLPQCLYPGAIKKAKGADQLSPYYGIKPSDYISGSLVIHNTDIEQSRNAENESPKGQASSNGCAALKKDSLPLLPKNRGMVIVNGGLKQDERPAANPQQENISQNPQHEDDHKSPSWISENPLAANENVSPGIPSAEEQLSSIAKGVNGSSQAPTSGKYCRLCDIQFNNLSNFITHKKFYCSSHAAEHVK, encoded by the exons gGGGTCAGCTTTGGTGTACAACTACGAAGGCCATCTCTGAGGGTGAAGAGCTAATTGCCTTTGTGGTGGATTTTGACTCAAGGCTACAAGCTGCCAGTCAGATGACTCTCACAGAAGGGATGTACCCTGCACGCCTGCTGGACTCAATTCAGCTGCTTCCTCAGCAAGCTGCCATGGCTTCTATTTTGCCCACAGCTATTGTcaata AGGATATATTCCCTTGCAAGTCCTGTGGCATCTGGTATCGGAGTGAGCGGAATCTGCAGGCCCATTTGATGTACTACTGCAGTGGGAGGCAAAGAGAAGCTGCTCCGGTGTCAGAGGAAAATGAAGACAGTGCCCATCAGATTTCCAGCCTGTGCCCCTTCCCACAGTGCACCAAGAGCTTTTCAAATGCTCGAGCTCTAGAAATGCACCTGAATTCACACAGTG GAGTGAAAATGGAAGAATTCCTGCCCCCTGGTGCTAGTCTAAAATGCACCGTCTGTAGCTACACTGCTGATTCCGTGATCAACTTTCACCAACACCTGTTCTCCCATCTCACTCAAGCTGCCTTCCGATGTAATCACTGCCATTTCGGCTTCCAGACTCAGAGGGAGTTATTGCAGCACCAGGAGCTCCATGTCCCTAGCGGCAAACTTCCCAGAGAAAGTGACATGGAACACTCTCCAAGTGCAACTGAAGACAGCTTACAGCCAGCCACAGACTTATTGACCAGAAGCGAACTTCCCCAGAGCCAAAAGGCCATGCAGACTAAAGATGCGAGCTCTGACACAGAGCTGGACAAGTGTGAGAAAAAGACTCAGCTCTTTCTCACGAACCAGAGACCAGAGATACAGCctacaacaaataaacaaagcttTTCTTACACAAAAATAAAGTCTGAGCCCTCTAGCCCAAGACTTGCCTCATCTCCAGTTCAGCCTAATATTGGGCCTTCTTTCCCTGTGGGCCCTTTCCTATCTCAGTTTTCTTTCCCCCAAGATATCACCATGGTCCCTCAAGCTTCAGAGATCTTAGCTAAGATGTCTGAACTGGTGCATCGGCGACTGAGGCATGGCAGTAGTAGCTACCCTCCCGTCATTTACAGCCCTTTGATGCCCAAGGGGGCTACTTGTTTTGAGTGTAACATAACATTCAATAATTTGGATAATTATCTAGTGCACAAAAAGCATTATTGCAGCAGCCGATGGCAGCAGATGGCTAAGTCCCCAGAGTTCCCTAGTGTGTCAGAAAAGATGCCTGAAGCTTTGAGTCCCAACACTGGCCAAACCTCCATAAACCTTCTCAACCCAGCTGCTCATTCTGCTGATCCTGAGAATCCACTTCTTCAAACATCTTGCATCAATTCTTCCACTGTCTTAGATTTAATTGGGCCAAATGGGAAGGGCCATGACAAGGACTTTTCCACTCAAACTAAGAAGCTCTCCACCTCCAGTAACAATGATGACAAAATTAATGGAAAACCTGTTGATGTGAAAAATCCCAGTGTCCCCTTAGTGGATGGGGAAAGtgacccaaataagactacctgtGAAGCTTGCAACATTACCTTCAGCCGGCACGAAACATACATGGTCCACAAACAGTATTACTGTGCTACACGCCACGACCCTCCACTGAAGAGGTCTGCTTCCAACAAAGTGCCTGCCATGCAGAGAACCATGCGCACACGCAAGCGCAGAAAGATGTATGAGATGTGCCTACCTGAGCAGGAACAAAGGCCTCCACTGGTTCAGCAGAGATTTCTTGACGTAGCCAACCTCAATAATCCTTGTACCTCCACTCAAGAACCCACAGAAGGGCTAGGAGAGTGCTACCACCCAAGATGTGATATCTTTCCAGGAATTGTCTCTAAACACTTGGAAACTTCTCTGACGATCAACAAGTGTGTTCCAGTTTCCAAATGTGATACTACTCATTCCAGTGTTTCCTGCCTAGAGATGGACGTGCCCATAGATCTCAGCAAAAAGTGTTTATCTCAGTCTGAGCGGACGACCACGTCTCCCAAAAGGCTGCTGGACTATCACGAGTGCACTGTGTGCAAGATCAGTTTCAATAAGGTAGAAAACTATCTGGCCCACAAGCAGAATTTCTGCCCGGTTACTGCACATCAGCGTAATGACCTGGGTCAACTGGACGGCAAAGTGTTTCCGAATCCAGAAAGCGAACGAAACAGCCCTGATGTCAGCTACGAAAGAAGCataataaaatgtgagaaaaatggGAATTTGAAGCAGCCTTCCCCCAATGGAAACTTATTTTCATCCCACCTAGCAACCCTGCAAGGCTTGAAGGTCTTTAGTGAAGCTGCTCAGCTCATtgctacaaaagaagaaaacagacatttGTTTCTTCCACAATGCCTTTACCCTGGAGCaataaagaaagcaaaaggagCCGACCAGCTTTCTCCATATTATGGAATCAAGCCAAGTGATTATATTTCTGGTTCTCTTGTCATCCATAACACTGACATCGAGCAAAGCAGAAATGCAGAAAATGAATCTCCTAAAGGCCAGGCTTCCTCAAATGGGTGTGCTGCGCTGAAGAAAGATTCTCTGCCATTGTTGCCCAAAAATCGAGGAATGGTAATAGTGAATGGTGGACTGAAACAAGATGAGAGACCTGCTGCCAACCCACAGCAAGAGAACATTTCCCAGAATCCTCAGCACGAAGACGACCACAAATCTCCCTCGTGGATCTCTGAGAACCCATTAGCTGCCAATGAGAATGTCTCACCAGGAATTCCCTCAGCAGAGGAACAGTTGTCTAGTATAGCAAAAGGTGTGAATGGTTCCAGCCAGGCTCCAACCAGTGGGAAATATTGCCGGCTATGTGATATCCAGTTCAACAACCTTTCAAACTTTATAACTCACAAGAAGTTTTATTGCTCATCACATGCAGCAGAACATGTCAAATGA